The Hyphomonadaceae bacterium ML37 genome includes a region encoding these proteins:
- a CDS encoding OmpA family protein: MTAAALGLVLGAPSMASADEGWYLSGGVGYGAPADSDVSGSLGNGARGGGIHGRADWRQRLALGYQYAGGWRIEGELAHRYNEMGSIGNYEDSFSKFHAWSGMVNVLYDFNTGSVWRPYVGAGLGWVQSTASLAGWQNGTRPVGSIIPGDPRYIQLRDSDTALGYQLIAGIGWALSQNLTLDTEYRYFGHSATSYTPGANVDALRGHEAWIGLRYLFAAPPAPPPPPPPPPPPPPPPPPPPPPPPPPPPPPSCEDAEFVVYFEWDRSNVTDQSRNVINSAISTARNCGVAAVRIDGHADRSGSAAYNVGLSERRARAVRDELVRLGVPAGAVSINAYGESRPAVATPDGVREPLNRRVEVLINLN, from the coding sequence ATGACTGCAGCGGCCCTGGGCCTGGTGCTCGGCGCGCCGTCCATGGCGTCCGCCGACGAGGGCTGGTATCTCAGCGGCGGCGTCGGTTATGGCGCACCCGCTGACTCTGACGTGTCCGGCTCGCTCGGCAACGGAGCCCGCGGCGGTGGCATTCACGGCCGGGCCGACTGGCGCCAGCGCCTGGCGCTTGGCTACCAGTACGCTGGCGGCTGGCGTATCGAGGGCGAACTCGCCCATCGCTACAACGAAATGGGCTCGATCGGGAATTACGAGGACAGCTTCTCGAAATTCCACGCCTGGTCGGGCATGGTCAACGTGCTGTACGACTTCAACACTGGCTCCGTCTGGCGTCCGTATGTCGGCGCCGGCCTGGGCTGGGTTCAGTCCACCGCCTCGCTGGCGGGCTGGCAGAACGGCACCCGTCCGGTCGGTTCGATCATCCCGGGCGATCCGCGCTATATACAGCTGCGCGATTCCGATACGGCTCTGGGCTATCAGCTCATCGCCGGCATCGGCTGGGCGTTGAGCCAGAACCTCACCCTGGACACCGAGTACCGCTATTTCGGCCACTCGGCCACCAGCTACACCCCGGGCGCCAATGTGGACGCGCTGCGCGGTCACGAGGCCTGGATCGGTCTGCGCTATCTGTTCGCGGCTCCGCCGGCTCCGCCGCCGCCGCCGCCCCCGCCCCCGCCTCCGCCTCCGCCTCCGCCGCCGCCTCCCCCGCCGCCCCCGCCTCCGCCGCCTCCGCCGTCGTGTGAGGATGCCGAGTTCGTGGTGTACTTCGAGTGGGATCGCTCCAACGTCACCGACCAGTCGCGCAACGTCATCAACAGCGCCATCAGCACCGCCCGCAATTGCGGCGTCGCTGCGGTCCGCATCGATGGCCACGCCGACCGCTCCGGTTCGGCCGCCTACAACGTCGGCCTGTCCGAGCGCCGCGCCCGTGCGGTGCGTGACGAGCTGGTCCGTCTCGGCGTTCCCGCCGGTGCGGTGTCGATCAACGCCTACGGCGAATCCCGCCCGGCCGTTGCGACCCCGGACGGCGTGCGCGAGCCGCTGAACCGGCGCGTGGAAGTCCTGATCAACCTGAACTAA
- a CDS encoding CoA transferase, producing MSPGALSHIKVLDLSRVLAGPWCTQILADLGADVIKVENPDGGDDTRGWGPPFLKNEDGSRADAAYYLCANRNKRSIAVNMREERGRELLRSLAAGSDVVIENYKTGGLKKYGLDYDSVKALRSDIIYCSITGFGQTGPLSAQPGYDFLIQAMGGLMSVTGEDKPTKVGLPAVDLFTGVYAAGAVMAALIARDQGLGGQNIDMALFDVQAAMLANQASNYLVSGRAPGRGGNAHPNIVPYQDFPTLDGRIAVAVGNDGQFAAFARALERAEWAQDPRFQTNAGRVEHREILIAQIIVVMSARSSANWTGALNAAGVPCGPIQSIDQVFAHPQAEARGLAFNLPMTGCDAAPLVANPMRLSATPPVYRTAPPRLGEHTPEVLQERLGIDQIGYEELKQAGILR from the coding sequence ATGAGCCCTGGAGCGCTGTCTCATATCAAGGTGCTGGACCTGTCGCGCGTGCTGGCGGGCCCGTGGTGCACGCAAATCCTGGCCGATCTGGGCGCCGACGTGATCAAGGTGGAGAACCCCGATGGCGGCGACGACACGCGCGGCTGGGGGCCGCCGTTTCTGAAGAATGAGGACGGCTCGCGCGCGGACGCGGCCTATTATCTGTGCGCCAACCGCAACAAGCGCTCCATCGCCGTCAATATGCGCGAGGAGCGGGGCCGCGAGCTCCTGCGGTCTCTGGCCGCCGGCAGCGATGTGGTGATTGAGAACTACAAGACCGGGGGGCTCAAGAAATACGGCCTCGACTATGACAGCGTGAAGGCGCTGCGCAGCGACATCATCTATTGCTCCATCACCGGCTTTGGCCAGACCGGCCCTCTCAGCGCCCAGCCCGGTTATGATTTTCTGATCCAGGCCATGGGCGGGCTGATGAGCGTGACCGGCGAGGACAAGCCGACCAAGGTCGGCCTGCCGGCCGTGGATCTGTTCACCGGCGTCTATGCCGCCGGCGCAGTGATGGCGGCGCTGATCGCGCGTGATCAGGGACTGGGCGGCCAGAATATCGACATGGCGCTGTTCGACGTTCAGGCGGCGATGCTGGCCAATCAGGCGTCGAACTATCTGGTGTCGGGCCGGGCGCCGGGGCGGGGCGGCAACGCCCATCCCAATATCGTGCCGTATCAGGATTTCCCCACGCTGGACGGCCGCATCGCCGTGGCGGTGGGCAATGACGGCCAGTTCGCCGCCTTCGCCCGGGCGCTGGAGCGCGCGGAGTGGGCGCAGGACCCGCGATTCCAGACCAATGCCGGGCGGGTGGAGCACCGCGAAATCCTCATTGCGCAGATCATTGTTGTAATGAGCGCGCGCTCCAGCGCCAACTGGACCGGGGCGCTGAACGCGGCGGGCGTGCCCTGCGGCCCGATCCAGAGCATCGACCAGGTCTTTGCTCACCCTCAGGCCGAGGCGCGCGGGCTGGCATTCAACCTGCCCATGACCGGGTGTGACGCCGCGCCTCTGGTCGCCAACCCGATGCGCCTGTCCGCAACGCCGCCAGTCTATCGCACGGCCCCGCCAAGACTGGGCGAGCATACGCCGGAAGTGTTGCAAGAACGCCTCGGTATTGATCAAATCGGCTACGAAGAGCTGAAACAGGCCGGTATTCTTCGTTGA
- the recQ gene encoding DNA helicase RecQ has protein sequence MREVFGFPDFRPGQGEILEAVLAGDDVLAVMPTGRGKSLCFQLPAILKGGLTLVVSPLIALMRDQVAALQSAGVEAASLTSADDADAREDTWRKLDEGSLRLLYMAPERLAAPGLAQRLGRAGLSLIAVDEAHCVSQWGHDFRPDYLRIAELARAAGSPQIAAFTATADAAARRDIAARLFTREPKEFVAGFDRPNIFLGVGARQSGAAQVLDFIRARPGRAGIVYCTSRKGCDDLAERLRKAGIDALAYHAGLDSAERSARQDRFVQSDSLVMCATVAFGMGVDKPDVRFVVHAGLPKSMEAYYQEIGRAGRDGDPADTLMLWTLGDAALRRRQISESESDATRKQMELRRLGALIAYCEAPRCRRQTLLAYFGDASDPCGHCDLCLDPPELIDGAVLAQKAMSAIARTGQRFGLEHLVNVLRGGDTDKVREHGHDALPTFGVGKDLTRPQWMGVFRQLFAAGLIDQPVDGHGEWVITPQGREVLFGRLPVALRPPQAERKAASRRGPAPEAADVLNTDDARKLYGALRAKRLELAQAAGKPAYTVFADRTLVELAQVRPASLEAMAGVFGVGSRKLERYGAAFLEVIGAHR, from the coding sequence ATGCGCGAGGTGTTCGGCTTTCCCGATTTCCGCCCCGGTCAGGGCGAAATCCTGGAGGCCGTGCTGGCCGGCGATGACGTGCTGGCGGTGATGCCCACCGGGCGCGGCAAGTCGCTGTGTTTTCAGCTGCCTGCCATCCTGAAAGGCGGGCTGACGCTGGTCGTGTCGCCGCTGATCGCCCTGATGCGCGACCAGGTGGCGGCGTTGCAGTCAGCCGGCGTGGAGGCGGCGAGCCTGACCAGCGCCGATGATGCGGACGCGCGCGAGGACACCTGGCGCAAGCTTGATGAGGGGTCGCTGCGTCTTCTTTATATGGCGCCCGAGCGCCTGGCCGCGCCGGGTCTGGCGCAGCGTCTGGGCCGGGCGGGGCTGAGCCTGATTGCCGTGGACGAAGCTCATTGCGTCTCCCAATGGGGTCATGATTTCCGCCCCGATTACCTACGCATCGCCGAGCTGGCGCGCGCCGCCGGATCGCCCCAGATCGCCGCCTTCACCGCCACCGCAGACGCCGCGGCCCGGCGCGACATCGCGGCGCGCCTGTTCACCCGCGAACCCAAAGAGTTCGTGGCCGGGTTTGACCGGCCCAATATTTTCCTGGGCGTCGGGGCGCGCCAGTCGGGCGCGGCGCAGGTGCTGGACTTCATCCGCGCGCGCCCCGGCCGGGCGGGCATCGTCTATTGCACCAGCCGCAAGGGCTGCGATGACTTGGCCGAGCGCCTGCGCAAGGCGGGGATAGATGCGCTCGCCTATCACGCCGGCCTCGACAGCGCCGAGCGCAGCGCCCGCCAGGACCGGTTTGTTCAGAGCGACAGCCTGGTGATGTGCGCCACGGTGGCGTTCGGGATGGGGGTGGACAAGCCCGATGTGCGCTTTGTCGTCCATGCCGGCCTGCCCAAATCCATGGAGGCGTATTATCAGGAGATCGGGCGCGCGGGCCGTGACGGGGATCCGGCTGATACGCTGATGCTGTGGACGCTGGGCGATGCAGCCCTGCGCCGGCGCCAGATTTCCGAAAGCGAGAGCGACGCGACCCGCAAGCAGATGGAGCTGCGCCGGCTGGGCGCGCTGATCGCCTATTGCGAAGCGCCGCGCTGCCGGCGTCAGACCCTGCTGGCCTATTTCGGGGACGCCAGCGATCCGTGCGGGCATTGCGATCTGTGTCTGGATCCGCCCGAGCTGATCGATGGCGCGGTGCTGGCCCAGAAGGCCATGTCGGCCATCGCGCGCACCGGCCAGCGCTTCGGGCTGGAGCATCTGGTCAATGTCCTGCGCGGCGGCGACACAGATAAAGTGCGCGAGCACGGCCATGACGCCCTGCCGACCTTCGGCGTGGGCAAGGACCTCACGCGCCCGCAATGGATGGGCGTATTCCGCCAGCTCTTCGCCGCCGGGCTGATCGATCAGCCGGTGGATGGCCATGGAGAATGGGTGATTACGCCGCAGGGGCGCGAGGTGTTGTTTGGACGCCTGCCCGTCGCCCTGCGCCCGCCGCAAGCTGAACGCAAAGCCGCGTCGCGGCGCGGCCCGGCGCCCGAGGCGGCCGATGTGCTGAACACCGACGACGCGCGCAAACTTTATGGCGCCCTGCGCGCCAAGCGCCTGGAGCTGGCGCAGGCGGCGGGCAAGCCGGCCTACACCGTATTCGCGGACCGCACGCTGGTGGAGCTGGCCCAGGTGCGGCCAGCGAGCCTTGAGGCCATGGCGGGCGTGTTCGGTGTGGGATCGCGCAAGCTGGAGCGCTATGGCGCCGCGTTTCTGGAGGTGATCGGGGCCCATCGCTGA
- a CDS encoding IS3 family transposase (programmed frameshift), with translation MRKSRYSEEQIIGMLREHDAGVSTKEVCRKYGISDATFYKYKAKFGGMSVSDAQRLKVLELENSRLKRLLADAMLDNAALKDIGSKKLLTPDVKRQAVHHMVTRHGLSERRACALAELDRSTFQYQKRSSDDDVLRTRLRDIAGERRRFGYRRLGILLEREGLYANHKKIYRLYREEGLAVRRRRGRKRAVGTRRPILLPVAANHRWSLDFVSDALSDGRRFRTLCVVDDFTREALAVVVDTSLSGMRVARELDRLIEQRGTPRMIVSDNGTELTSHALLRWQKESGVEWHYIAPGKPTQNAFVESFNGRFRDECLNEHLFSSLHEARGLIEAWRIDYNTQRPHTALGGLAPCVYAERTRHPRPGSLELRASSAHRALTNHINPERKANRLY, from the exons ATGCGAAAGAGCCGTTATTCGGAAGAGCAGATTATCGGCATGCTGCGCGAGCACGACGCCGGTGTGAGCACGAAGGAGGTCTGCCGCAAGTACGGCATCTCCGACGCAACCTTTTACAAATACAAGGCCAAGTTCGGCGGGATGTCGGTGTCCGATGCCCAGCGTCTGAAGGTGCTGGAGCTGGAGAACAGCCGGCTGAAGCGGCTTCTGGCCGATGCCATGCTGGACAATGCAGCACTGAAGGACATCG GCAGCAAAAAACTTCTGACGCCCGACGTTAAGCGCCAGGCCGTGCACCACATGGTGACCCGGCACGGTCTGAGCGAACGTCGGGCCTGCGCCCTTGCAGAGCTGGACCGATCGACCTTCCAGTATCAGAAGCGCTCAAGCGACGATGACGTCTTGCGCACGCGCCTGCGAGATATCGCCGGCGAGCGTCGCCGGTTCGGCTATCGCCGGCTGGGCATACTGCTCGAGCGCGAGGGCCTTTATGCGAACCACAAGAAGATCTACCGGCTCTACCGAGAGGAAGGGCTGGCGGTCCGGCGGCGGCGTGGCCGCAAGCGGGCCGTGGGAACCCGGCGCCCGATCCTGTTGCCCGTGGCGGCGAACCATCGCTGGAGCCTGGACTTCGTCTCTGACGCGCTGTCAGACGGGCGGCGCTTCCGGACGCTATGCGTGGTCGACGACTTTACGCGGGAGGCCTTGGCCGTCGTGGTCGATACCTCGCTGTCTGGGATGCGCGTGGCCCGTGAGCTTGATCGTCTGATCGAGCAGCGAGGAACGCCGCGCATGATCGTGAGCGACAACGGCACCGAACTGACCAGTCACGCGCTTCTGCGCTGGCAGAAAGAGAGCGGCGTGGAATGGCACTATATCGCACCTGGAAAGCCTACCCAGAATGCCTTCGTGGAGAGCTTCAACGGTCGGTTCCGCGATGAGTGCCTGAACGAGCACCTGTTCTCGTCGCTACACGAAGCACGCGGCCTGATCGAGGCGTGGAGGATCGACTACAACACCCAGCGTCCGCACACCGCGCTTGGTGGGCTTGCGCCCTGTGTCTACGCCGAGCGAACCCGTCACCCCCGGCCCGGCTCGCTTGAGCTACGCGCAAGCTCCGCTCACCGGGCCTTGACCAACCACATCAACCCAGAAAGAAAGGCGAACAGACTCTACTAA
- a CDS encoding CBS domain-containing protein: MTAGKILSHKGSDVVTIRPEDTLEAAVRVLRDKRIGAAVVLGDDGQPAGVFSERDLVRMVADHGAAALSMPVSSAMTRGLITAEPGAHVDDLMAMMTDRRVRHIIILESGRMTGVVSIGDVVKRKIAEAQAEAETLKAYIETA, translated from the coding sequence ATGACGGCAGGCAAAATCCTGTCCCACAAAGGTTCGGACGTGGTCACGATCCGGCCTGAGGACACGCTGGAAGCGGCGGTCCGGGTCTTGCGCGACAAGCGGATCGGCGCGGCCGTGGTGCTCGGCGATGACGGCCAGCCGGCCGGTGTCTTCTCGGAGCGCGATCTGGTGCGCATGGTGGCCGACCACGGCGCGGCGGCCCTGTCCATGCCCGTATCGTCCGCCATGACCCGCGGGCTCATCACCGCAGAGCCGGGCGCGCACGTGGACGATCTCATGGCGATGATGACCGACCGGCGCGTGCGCCACATCATCATCCTCGAATCCGGGCGCATGACCGGGGTGGTGTCCATCGGCGACGTGGTCAAACGCAAGATCGCCGAGGCCCAGGCGGAAGCCGAGACGCTCAAGGCGTATATCGAAACAGCCTGA
- a CDS encoding DUF2157 domain-containing protein: MGDGYLKRLARDLDRWIADGLVPAQNRQAILDSAAPSPRRWSAAGAAATLGAILLALAALSFVAANWSELPKLARFILILAALWASLGGAAAAFARGAPALGHALALLGAALFGAAIMLTAQTFNMSAFRNTGVLIWAAGALATALVIPSRPVLVLAAGVGALWAGLEAGNPFAPGPVWTYLALWAVTAAAALRLKSSITLHLLAAGLVVWIGHTLFETLGRFGSDTRYWLCAFILVSGALAMAASLALDRRIEGAGVLAGWMAWAAALGALALQGADFVGSDRAGPAIAYAIIAGVAFAAFAALSVWRTQRRTLERGPAVALLVAAAFVLAWPAITLNETAAEMTLGAVIFAGAAALVLTGSAPGRRFAGALGVTVFALQSLYVYANLFGGLLDTAAFFFVGGLLLMALSVGIGRWARRRGPAPAARSGDQP, translated from the coding sequence ATGGGAGACGGATATCTCAAACGGCTGGCGCGCGATCTCGACCGGTGGATCGCCGACGGGCTGGTGCCGGCCCAGAACCGCCAGGCGATTCTCGACAGCGCCGCGCCCTCGCCCCGCCGCTGGAGCGCGGCGGGCGCCGCCGCGACTCTGGGCGCGATCCTGCTGGCGCTGGCCGCGCTGAGCTTTGTCGCCGCCAACTGGAGCGAGCTGCCCAAACTCGCCCGCTTCATCCTGATCCTCGCGGCGTTGTGGGCGAGCCTGGGCGGCGCAGCGGCTGCGTTCGCGCGCGGCGCTCCGGCGCTGGGCCATGCGCTGGCCCTTCTGGGCGCGGCTTTGTTCGGCGCGGCCATCATGCTGACCGCCCAGACCTTCAATATGAGCGCGTTCCGCAATACCGGCGTGCTGATCTGGGCGGCGGGCGCGCTGGCCACAGCTCTGGTCATCCCCTCAAGACCGGTTCTGGTGCTGGCCGCCGGCGTGGGCGCGCTCTGGGCCGGGCTGGAGGCGGGCAATCCCTTCGCGCCGGGCCCGGTCTGGACCTATCTGGCGCTGTGGGCGGTGACGGCCGCCGCCGCTTTGCGTCTGAAATCATCAATCACGCTGCACCTTCTGGCAGCCGGGCTGGTGGTGTGGATCGGACACACGCTGTTCGAGACGTTGGGCCGTTTCGGCAGTGATACGCGCTACTGGCTGTGCGCTTTCATCCTTGTGTCGGGCGCCCTGGCGATGGCGGCCTCGCTGGCGCTGGACCGGCGCATCGAGGGGGCGGGCGTGCTGGCGGGGTGGATGGCCTGGGCTGCGGCGCTGGGCGCGCTGGCGCTGCAAGGCGCAGACTTTGTCGGCAGCGACCGGGCCGGGCCGGCCATCGCCTACGCGATCATCGCCGGGGTCGCGTTTGCGGCGTTCGCGGCCTTGAGCGTCTGGCGCACGCAAAGGCGGACGCTGGAGCGCGGGCCGGCGGTGGCGCTGCTGGTCGCGGCGGCGTTCGTGCTGGCCTGGCCGGCCATCACGCTGAACGAAACCGCTGCCGAAATGACGCTTGGCGCGGTGATCTTTGCCGGGGCTGCTGCGCTGGTGCTGACCGGATCCGCGCCCGGGCGGCGATTCGCCGGGGCGCTGGGGGTGACGGTTTTCGCCCTGCAGTCTCTTTATGTGTATGCGAACCTGTTTGGAGGTCTTTTGGACACCGCCGCGTTCTTCTTTGTCGGCGGGCTTTTGCTTATGGCCCTGTCCGTCGGCATCGGGCGCTGGGCGCGCAGGCGCGGTCCTGCACCCGCCGCACGATCGGGAGACCAGCCATGA
- a CDS encoding GDYXXLXY domain-containing protein has product MTAPLRLIMMALAMSAVLIAMAGLHAAQRAGGTEIRLDMLAVDPRDPLLGHYVVIETPLHVLDPEDFGPVQTGFSSGDDIFVILRHDEQTGAWSPASMHRQRPGEGVVIRGKVERVLLRFDRMETEDGDWVNDPDSRHERLRMRYNLERYYASRDEALELERLREGARLRLIVSVSASGDAVIKGLEIDGVDRLDRLF; this is encoded by the coding sequence ATGACCGCGCCCCTCCGCCTGATCATGATGGCGCTGGCGATGAGCGCCGTGCTGATCGCCATGGCCGGACTGCACGCCGCCCAGCGCGCGGGCGGAACCGAAATACGGCTCGACATGCTCGCCGTGGATCCGCGCGATCCGCTGCTGGGGCATTATGTGGTGATCGAAACGCCGCTGCATGTGCTGGACCCTGAAGATTTCGGCCCCGTCCAGACCGGGTTTTCGAGCGGCGACGATATCTTCGTCATCCTGCGCCACGATGAACAGACCGGCGCGTGGAGCCCTGCCAGCATGCATCGCCAGCGCCCCGGCGAGGGGGTCGTGATCCGGGGCAAGGTGGAGCGCGTCCTCCTGCGCTTTGACCGGATGGAGACCGAAGATGGCGACTGGGTGAACGATCCGGACAGCCGGCACGAACGGCTGCGCATGCGCTACAACCTCGAACGCTACTATGCCAGCCGGGACGAGGCCCTTGAGCTGGAACGCCTGCGCGAAGGCGCTCGGCTGCGCCTGATCGTGTCGGTGAGCGCCTCGGGTGACGCCGTCATCAAGGGGCTGGAAATTGACGGCGTGGACCGGCTGGACCGGCTGTTTTAG
- a CDS encoding rhomboid family intramembrane serine protease yields MTGPDPDSRPTPPPPPLQAPRQPILTGLPPVIALLLAVMVGVHALDWWSVNQGDGAFHGWLVDTAAVRTGETAARFGPGPLGGFAPYLAHVFLHFGWAHLLLNAGALLAFGAAAARPFGTGPAGSAGFLAFFFACALAGAGLHALVHMNDASVMAGSSTAVMGLLAAAGWAQGGRRGMLRLAVPLLGLHVVMILADPWLNLPIAWTGHVGGLLVGMIAYPAFVRLFGRR; encoded by the coding sequence ATGACCGGTCCGGATCCGGACTCGCGACCGACCCCGCCGCCGCCCCCCTTGCAGGCGCCGCGCCAGCCGATTCTGACGGGCCTGCCCCCGGTGATCGCCCTTCTGCTGGCGGTCATGGTCGGCGTGCACGCGCTGGACTGGTGGTCGGTCAATCAGGGTGACGGCGCCTTTCACGGCTGGCTGGTCGATACCGCCGCCGTGCGCACCGGCGAGACGGCCGCCCGGTTCGGGCCTGGCCCGCTGGGCGGGTTCGCGCCTTATCTCGCCCACGTCTTCTTGCATTTCGGCTGGGCGCATCTGCTGCTCAACGCCGGGGCCCTGCTGGCGTTCGGGGCCGCAGCGGCAAGGCCCTTCGGTACAGGTCCGGCCGGATCGGCGGGCTTTCTCGCCTTCTTCTTTGCCTGCGCGCTGGCCGGGGCGGGCCTGCATGCGCTGGTGCATATGAACGACGCCAGCGTCATGGCCGGGTCATCCACCGCCGTCATGGGATTGCTGGCCGCAGCCGGCTGGGCCCAGGGCGGACGCCGGGGGATGTTGCGCCTGGCGGTTCCGCTGCTGGGCCTGCACGTGGTGATGATTCTGGCCGACCCCTGGCTCAACCTGCCCATCGCCTGGACCGGCCATGTGGGCGGACTGCTGGTGGGGATGATCGCCTATCCGGCCTTTGTGCGGCTGTTTGGCCGGCGCTAA
- the hfaA gene encoding holdfast anchoring protein HfaA — MRSPLKALPAALAAIAFMAPGVSAQSAQTNPSEWNRPYGQSHQDGAQPFAGARSRAGNRVVINGIIQTGVGVSAQASAFAQGSASLSGGVQNGDGAGAGFAFHQATAIANQLNVVVNGNYNTVVVNSRQINSGPVTANAGPVTADAGPAQATGDSDND; from the coding sequence ATGCGTAGCCCCCTCAAAGCCCTCCCCGCCGCTTTGGCCGCCATTGCGTTCATGGCTCCTGGCGTCAGCGCCCAATCGGCGCAGACCAATCCGTCGGAGTGGAACCGTCCTTACGGCCAGTCCCACCAGGACGGCGCCCAGCCCTTTGCCGGGGCGCGTTCGCGGGCCGGCAACCGGGTGGTGATCAACGGCATCATCCAGACCGGCGTCGGTGTCTCGGCCCAGGCCAGCGCCTTCGCTCAAGGGTCCGCCAGCCTCAGTGGCGGCGTCCAGAACGGCGACGGCGCAGGCGCGGGTTTCGCCTTTCACCAGGCCACCGCCATCGCCAACCAGCTCAATGTCGTGGTGAACGGCAATTACAACACCGTCGTGGTCAACAGCCGCCAGATCAATTCCGGCCCGGTCACGGCCAATGCCGGCCCGGTCACCGCCGACGCCGGTCCGGCGCAAGCCACGGGAGACAGCGACAATGACTAA
- the hfaB gene encoding holdfast anchoring protein HfaB: MTKLRTLLAAAVSALSVTACATSTPGSDGLYATPTGSAPVTPNPTPYSQALVCMSSHARQAGRAAPRIAVGRIADYTGQMAPEGGTRVTQGASLMAISALAKAGVRLVERFDTSVAELELRYANNQLITDEGEEQGFRQIYAGSIPGSDYYLVGGVTELNANIRSNGQDLFAGDSVDSSPSGVFSRRVYVMNVGLDLRLIDSRTLEVVDVVSYQKQIIGRELSAGVFAFFGDAVVDVSAGGRSLEPIQLAVRSVVERAVLEMTSTLYGVSPDQVCAFDDPLGASNATGGVQLQTRYAPTEAPYVQARTSIDRGHDRRDADLRSQLRGTYQ, translated from the coding sequence ATGACTAAGCTGCGCACCCTTCTCGCTGCGGCGGTCTCCGCCCTGAGCGTCACCGCTTGCGCCACCAGCACGCCGGGCTCGGACGGACTGTACGCTACGCCGACCGGCAGCGCGCCGGTCACCCCCAACCCGACGCCCTATTCGCAGGCGCTGGTGTGCATGTCGTCCCACGCCCGTCAGGCCGGACGCGCCGCGCCGCGTATCGCTGTGGGACGCATTGCCGACTATACCGGCCAGATGGCGCCCGAAGGCGGCACCCGCGTCACCCAGGGCGCCTCGCTGATGGCGATCAGCGCGCTGGCCAAGGCCGGCGTGCGCCTGGTGGAGCGGTTCGACACCTCGGTGGCCGAGCTGGAGCTTCGCTACGCCAACAACCAGCTGATCACCGACGAGGGCGAAGAACAGGGCTTCCGTCAGATCTATGCCGGCTCGATCCCGGGCTCGGACTATTATCTGGTGGGCGGCGTCACGGAGCTGAACGCCAATATCCGCTCCAACGGCCAGGATTTGTTCGCCGGCGACAGCGTCGACTCCAGCCCCTCGGGCGTATTCTCGCGCCGCGTCTACGTGATGAATGTCGGCCTTGATCTGCGCCTGATCGACTCGCGCACGCTCGAGGTTGTCGATGTGGTCTCCTACCAGAAGCAGATCATCGGCCGCGAACTGTCGGCCGGCGTGTTCGCTTTCTTCGGCGACGCCGTGGTGGACGTGTCCGCCGGCGGCCGCTCGCTGGAGCCGATCCAGCTGGCCGTCCGCTCGGTGGTCGAGCGCGCGGTGCTGGAAATGACCTCTACGCTCTACGGCGTCAGCCCCGATCAGGTCTGCGCCTTTGACGATCCGCTCGGCGCGTCCAATGCGACCGGCGGCGTCCAGCTTCAAACCCGTTACGCCCCCACGGAGGCTCCCTATGTCCAGGCACGCACAAGCATTGATCGCGGGCACGACCGCCGCGATGCTGATCTCCGCAGCCAGCTTCGCGGAACCTACCAATAG